In Nostoc sphaeroides, the genomic window ACAAATGACAAATGACAAAGGACAAATGACAAATCACGTTTTGCAGATTCCTTTGAGCGATCGCTGGCGAATCTATCACCGTTTACAAGAGTTAAAAATTAATTGCTCTTGTCCCCCTGATGGTTCTTTACGAGTGCAAGTGAACAATTTGCTCGAAGTAATTCTAATTCGTAGTACAGTTATGCAACTTCTTGCTTCTCGTCACGAATTATTAGAATGGCTAGAGCGTTGCTGGCGTTACAGTGATGAGTCATGATTATTTCAAAAATACCTAATTTAGGCACGATTAATCTTGAATTCATGACGCAAGTACTGGACTTTATCCTTTTTGTTCATAGATGCACAAAGCTCAAATAGGTTTAGAGTTTGAAGTTACTGTCCGCTAGCAGAATTTGTTGCAGACTGAGATGGATTAGACGGGGTTTAGATTTTGTTGGGTCTACTTAATCTGAAACTTCCCTGACATATAGCAACAATTAAAAAGGCGAAATTCCTAAATATAAATTGGAATTTCTAATTTTTAACTTTTTCCCAAATTAAGAAATTGAAAGTTCAATCAACTATGGCGACTCGGAACAGAGATATAAAACTACTCAATTTTTTGCACAACGAACTTGAACTTTCAAATGCCGATATTGCTGTAGCTCTGCGACACCGTGAGTTAGAAAATGGGCCACTACCGATGCTCCTCTGGCAGTATGGTTTAGTTGACTTGGAGCAGCTAGGAAAGATTTTTGATTGGCTAGCAGAACAAAGTTAACTAATTTGTATCCTGTGGCTCTGATTAACATTACCTGCCTAAACTACACACCAATGTACTAGAAAAAATGAGGTTACGAAGATGATTGCATCCTTAATTGCTGGATTCTGTGTATTACTTTGTTCAGGATTTGCTAATAGTTATATTAGCTCATTGCTACTCGAAGATATTTCAACTGACATCGGTAAAAACGATTAGTAAATTATACATTGATTTAGTTCCCTGCCATACAGATGTGATGCTACTAATCGATCAATAATTAAGGATCATGTATCCTACATTATGAATTGTGATATTTTTAGCATTTGCCATCGCTGGGGATTGTAGAGAGAAAGGATATTAAGAATACTTCCAAGAGAGGGATATTTGCAATGAATCAAATCATAATTAATGACACTACACTACGTGATGGTGAACAGGCAGCAGGTGTTGCTTTTACCCTAGAAGAAAAGGTTGCGATCGCTAAGTTTCTTGATGCCATTGGTATTCCCGAATTAGAAGTCGGTATACCAGCAATGGGTGACGAAGAAACGCGAGCGATCGCCGCAATTTCTGACTTGGGTTTACAAGCAAAACTCCTGGGCTGGAACCGTGCTGTTATCTCAGATATTAAGGCTTCTATCGCTTGCGGTCTGAACCGGGTGCATATTGCCATTCCCGTCTCTGGTATCCAAATCGCCGCCAAATTCCACGGTCAGTGGCGAGTAAGTTTGCAAAAACTCAAAGACTGTATCAGCTTCGCCGTCGATCAAGGTCTTTGGGTAGCAGTCGGCGGCGAAGATTCTTCCAGGGCTGATGAAAACTTCCTTTTAGATGTAGCGCTTTATGCCCAA contains:
- a CDS encoding Asr1405/Asl0597 family protein, with protein sequence MTNDKGQMTNHVLQIPLSDRWRIYHRLQELKINCSCPPDGSLRVQVNNLLEVILIRSTVMQLLASRHELLEWLERCWRYSDES
- a CDS encoding DUF2949 domain-containing protein, whose translation is MATRNRDIKLLNFLHNELELSNADIAVALRHRELENGPLPMLLWQYGLVDLEQLGKIFDWLAEQS